GAGCACGTTGGTCTCGGCCTTCTCCATGCCGAACGCTTCCTTGAAATAGTCGGTTGCGAACTCGGCGTCGAAGCTCTTGCACGAGAAGATGTCGACACTCACGAACTTCTTCTCGGGAAACGTGTGGATGGAGATGTGGCTCTCGGCGATCAGAACGAATCCCGAGATCCCCCAATCCTCCGGCTTCAATCCGCTGTAGCGAAAAACGTAGGGCGGCATGATGCGCGTCATACCGATGCGCGCAGGGAGCTCGTCCAGGATGCGGTAGATCGCGTTCAAGTCTTCGAGCTTCTTGCGATCACACCCATAGCCGTCCAGCATCAGGTGCGGACCAAAACCGTTCATCGTATCGGGGTCCTCCCCGGCGCCGGGTGACCGGTCGCCTGAGTTCGTGAGACGTCGAGCTACTCCTCCTCCTCGGACGCACCGCCCAGGAGGTCTTCATCCTCTCCGAAGTCGCCGTCGTCGCCGTCT
This window of the Candidatus Eisenbacteria bacterium genome carries:
- the speD gene encoding adenosylmethionine decarboxylase, translating into MNGFGPHLMLDGYGCDRKKLEDLNAIYRILDELPARIGMTRIMPPYVFRYSGLKPEDWGISGFVLIAESHISIHTFPEKKFVSVDIFSCKSFDAEFATDYFKEAFGMEKAETNVLDRGTEFPKELNGAAGMVRAQRRRITRPAAARHA